The genomic window CAAGCTGCGCTCTCGCCTTGTCCACCAGGCTTTCCGCCATTGCAGTCCGCGTCTTCCCGACGTTTTCGATTCCTTTGGCCAACTCGGTGTAGGGGTAACTCGCCCGCTGCTGGCCGGAATAACCGCCGGATTGGGCTTTCGTGTCGATCGCTTCGGCCGTGGAACCGTACTTCCGGGCAAATGCCTCCAACTTTTGCCGGATTCCGGGAAGCTCGTTGCGTTCGAAGCTCTCGATCCGCGTGATCAACTCCTCCACGGGTTTCAGATCGTTGTAGTATATGGCGGCTCCGTTCGCCGCCTGGAAAACCGGGCTCACCCCGTCGAGCTCGGACTTGAGGGCCGCCACGTCGGCATCCACTTCCCCGGCCCTGGCGCTTGCCTCCGCCTTCTGCTTCTCATATCCGCCCCTGGCCTGCGCGGCTTTTCCGCCCGCGGACGTCAATTCCGCCTCCAACCGGTCGAATTCGGGGTGCGAGGCAACGCCCTTCTGGGCGGCCAGCTTCCTGGCCTCATCGAGCAATCCCCTGATCTCGGCAAGCTTTTCCTCCACCCGCTTGACCAGTTGATCCTTGTCGCCGGAATAGCCGGGATCGGCCAGGTCGCCGAGGTTCTTTTCCAGGCTCGCCAGCCGCTGGGTCGCATCCGCAAGCGGCTTGCGCGCCTCATAGGGGACCTTGGCCGAGGAAGCGGCGGTGTCCTTGCTCTTCTCACCGGCCGCCGGCTCCACGGCTTTGCCGGAATCCGCGACTGACGCGGGTTTTTCCGATGAGGACGCCGCGGCGGGAGGGGCCGTTCCCTCGGCGGGCATGGCTTTGGGGGTCGGTTTGTCCGGCAGCACGGTCGGCGTGCTCGACCCGGCCGCCGTCAACGTTCCGCCTCCAAGATCCTTGCCCGTGCGCCGTTCCAGGTCCTTGACCAGCTTCGAATAGCCGTTCTCCGCGGCCTTCACCCCGGGGTTGTCCGCATCCGCGGCTTTCAGCCTAGCGATCAACTGCCCGATGCTTTCAAGGGCAGCGATGGACTGGTCGGATTTCCCGGCGAACATGTCTTTTTCAGCCTGCCGAAGCTCCTTGTTGGCCTGCGTCAGCATCGCCTTGACGTCCGGACTCTGCGCACGGGCGCCTCCGGCAGACAAAAAGCCGAGCAGCATGAAAACCGCAAGACCGAGCACCACGGTTCCTGTTCCGTTTGCCTTCACGGCGGCCTCCTTCTCTTGGAAGAGGTGATGGGATTTCGAACGGGCTATGGGAATTCGATTCCGGAAGGCTTTTCAGTAGCAGATCCAAACATGGGAGTGCAAGAACATATTCGTCCGGGTTTCATGCGGAAACGATGCGCGGACTTTCGCCGACTGCGATGGCCGGGTGGAGTTGGGGGCGAAGAGACCCGCATGCGGGCCGGCGCTACCTTCTTTCCATTTTTCGAAGCCGAATGGCCCCGGGAGTCACCTCGACCAGTTCGTCGTCGCTGATGTATTCCATCGCCTGCTCGAGGGTAAACCGGCGTGGTGGAATGAGATGCAGGGCCTCATCGGAACCTGCCGCGCGGATATTGGTGAGCTTCTTTTCCTTGGTGATGTTGACCCGTATGTCTTCGGAACGGGAATTCTCGCCGACGATCATCCCGGCGTAGACCGGCTCTCCGGGATTGACGAAAATGGTGCCGCGCGGCTGCAGATGGTGAATGGCGTATGTCACCGCCCTGCCGTCGCGGTCGGAGACCAGGACGCCGTTCGGGCGGCCGGCGATTTCCCCGGCATGGGGCATATACCCGACGAGCAGCGCGTTCAGGATGCCCGTGCCGCGGGTTTCGGTGAGGAAGCGGCTGCGGAAGCCGATCAGCCCTCGTGATGCGATTTCGAATTCGAGACGCACGCGGCCGAAACCGTTGTTGATCATCCGGGTCATCTTCCCGCGTCTCGAGCTGAGCATCTCCGTGACGATCCCGACGAATTTCTCCGGGACGTCCACCACGGCCAGTTCCATGGGTTCGGAGAGCCGTCCTTTCACGTCCCGGGTGATGACCTTCGGTTTGGAGAGCGACAGCTCGAAGCCTTCCCGGCGCATGGTTTCCACCAGGACGGCCAGCTGCAGCTCTCCGCGGGCGTTCACCCGGTAGGAATCCCGGTTTTCCGCCTGCTCCACCCGGATGCTGACGTTGTAGAGCAGCTCCTTGTCCAGGCGTTCCTTGATGTGCCGCGAGGTCAGGAATTTGCCGTCCCTGCCCGCAAGCGGAGACGTGTTGACGGAAAACACCATGGAGATGGTCGGCTCCTCTACGGTGATCACCGGAAGGGGACGCGGCTCGGCGAGATCGCCCAGGGTGTCTCCGATGAAAATGTCGTCCACCCCGGCCACCGCTGCGATGTCTCCCGCGGGGACCTCTTCCCGTTCCACCCGGTTGAGCCCCTCATAGGTGTAGACCTGGCTGAGCGAAGCCCCGAGCGGGGGGGAGTCCGGCTTAAGGAGCGCCACTTCCCGATTGCGGCGCAAAACGCCGTTCACCACCTTGCCGACGCCGATCCGTCCCACGTAGTCGCTATGTTGCAGAGTCGTGACGAGGAACTGCAGGGGGGCTTCGGGATCGCAGGTCGGTGCGGGAATGTGCTCCAGGATGGCTTCGAACAGGGGCACGAGGTCCCGACCCCGGCCGTCCGGACCCGTGAGCGCGACACCGGCCCTGGCATTGGTATAGAGCACGGGAAAATCCAGTTGCTCCTCCGTGGCGTCCAGGTCGATGAAGAGGTCGTAGATTTCGTCGAGCACCTCGTTGATGCGGCGATCCGGCCGGTCGATCTTGTTGATCACCACGATGGGCGGCAATCCCCGGGCAAGCGCCTTGCCGAGCACGAAACGCGTCTGCGGGAGCGGGCCTTCCGTGGCATCGACCAGGAGCATGACGCCGTCCACCATGTTGAGCGTGCGTTCCACCTCTCCCCCGAAGTCGGCATGACCGGGAGTATCCACGATGTTGATTTTCGTGCCGCGGTAGGTGATCGCCGTGTTCTTGGCCATTATGGTGATGCCCTTCTCCCGTTCGAGATCCAGGCTGTCCATGACGCGTTCGGCCACCTGTTCGTTTTCCCGGAACACGCCGCTCTGCCACAGCATGGCATCCACGAGCGTGGTCTTGCCGTGATCGACGTGGGCGATAATGGCCAGGTTTCTCAAATCTTTGCGAGTCTGCATATCCATCCTTCTCGAGAGAGGGTGCCGGTCGGGCCGTTCCGTTTCGCGACGAAAAAGCTCGGCCGCCGCAACAAGAGGCTCGACAAAAGCGCGTGATACTCGCCCATTCAGGGAGTGAAAGTCAAGGTGGGAGTGCAAAAAGACCGGGGTAAGGCCGGTTTCAGGGCATCCGTCCGAGAATCTCGATCTCGTTCGACAGCGTCTCGTCGGGCATCTGCTCGAACGGCTTTTCGCAAAAGCCGATCCTGATCCTGTATCTGCCCGGACGCAGTTCGGGCGGCAGGGAAAGAGTGATGAACCGCGATGCCTTGCGGTTGCCGATGCGCAAACAGTCGCCGCTTCCGGACAGGCCGATCGGGGCCGTCGCGACGGTGCGGTGCTCCGGCGAATTGTCCACGATGACCGCCTGGCGCTTCACCCCGAACCCGAAATCGCTCACCGCGGCCAGGAAAAGCCGGACCTTCTCCCCGCTCCCGTAGCGGTCATAATCCGTCGAAAGATACATGCGCCGGTTATAATCGCTTTCCCCCGTCCGAACCTTCGACGTCGCCGCTTCCCAGAACCTCGGCCGCGCCGAATCGAGGTGAATGTTCGCACCTCCGTAATGCCCGACCCCGCAACAGTTCTTCTCCTTGATGATTTGCCACAGCGCTTTGCCGTCGACCCCGGGGATATTGAAATCGAGCGCCATGCCGTCGATGTGCAGGCTGGTGCGCGCGACGTTTCCACCCGCGTTCCGTAGAGATGAATTGTAATCGGGGCTGCGATAGGCCGACACCATTCGGATCGTCTTGCCCGGAGCCGCCAGGTCGGAGAAGTAGTCGAGCATGAAGATCAGCCGCGGCGAGATGTGCTCACCCTTTTCCGCGGTTGGAAATCCAAAGACTTCGTCAACCCTGTCGAACCCTTTCTCATCCAGGGAACCGTCGGGCATGAGAAGCGAGACCGAAGCTTCCCTCCCCGTATGCATGTTCTTTATGTGCAGCTTGCCGTCGCCCATGAGAAAAAACCGGCCGGCCTCCCTGTCGGCGGCGCGCACCGGAAATGCCGCGAGCACCAGGAAGAACAGAATGGCCGGCAGAACGAATGGGCTTCCCTTACTCATCATCATGGCGAACACGAATTTCCTTCCACAATCGGTTTCTTTCAAGGATTTCCAGATAGCACACCTGCGGAAAGCCGTCAACGACGGCTGAGCGAAACGAATGAAAAGCCCTCCGATACTCCGCCGGGATCCTTCGACATTCCGCTTGCCATACGACGGGTCTTCATCCACAATGGATGGCATCTGGAGCAATGAAGTCCATGCAGCTCGCATTGATTGGCGTTTGAACGGGAAGCCCGTCGGTGTGCTCGCGAAATGTCCCGTGGCTCCGCCCTTGAGGGGAAAATTGACATGCGCCAGCCTTCTCCGGGGACTGCCCCGCGCGCTCTTCCCGCGGGACGAGGGGAACGGCGCGCCCCCCTTTTTCCGGCAGGGGGCAGATTCTCCGGTTTCTCCCGGAACGGCGATTGAGACGTTTTCCGGAAGCAGGGAGTATTCGTATGAGCGTATTGCGCGGTATTCATCAGAGGCTTGGCAGCGGCAGGGCGGCGGGCCTGCTGGTTCTCCCGATCGTCTTCGGTCTGGCGATGCTTTTCGGCTGTGTCCCATATTCCGATCATCCGCTCTCGGCCCCCGGGCAGGAGAGCCTCGACAATCGGCTTTTTGGCACCTGGTATTCGAAGGATGAAAAGGAATCGGTGTTCATTCATTTCGGGTTCAACGCCAAGTCCGGTTTGCTGAACGTCGTGATGGTGGATATGAGAAGCGATGGCGAATTGGAATATTCCGAACTGAACGGCCACAACACCGGCATCGACGGAGCCTCCTACCTGAGTCTCAAGTGGGCGAAACCCGAGGAGGAGGATGCCGACGGGTACCTGTTCGTCAAGTACGTCGTCGATGAAAAGGGCCTCGGGATTTGCATCGTCGAATTGGACGCCGTCGAGAAAGGCATCGCGTCGGGGGAAATCAAGGGCGAGATCACCAAGCGTCGCCTGTCGTCTTCCGTAAGGATCAAAGACACCTCCGAAAACCTGAGGGCTTTCGTCAAGAAGCATGACCGGGAATTGTTTCCGGAAATGCAATACCTTTCGAAGCTGCAGGCGCAGCGCACCCGGTGAAACCGGACGCGCCGCTGACCGACCGCGCGAAACGAGAATCCGGCAAACCTCCCGCGGGAATTCCATCGTTCCCGCACCAAGAGAGGCGATCATGGAAAGAAGACTTCTGATCACAGTCGGTGACGACAA from Syntrophobacter fumaroxidans MPOB includes these protein-coding regions:
- a CDS encoding YcbK family protein, producing MMMSKGSPFVLPAILFFLVLAAFPVRAADREAGRFFLMGDGKLHIKNMHTGREASVSLLMPDGSLDEKGFDRVDEVFGFPTAEKGEHISPRLIFMLDYFSDLAAPGKTIRMVSAYRSPDYNSSLRNAGGNVARTSLHIDGMALDFNIPGVDGKALWQIIKEKNCCGVGHYGGANIHLDSARPRFWEAATSKVRTGESDYNRRMYLSTDYDRYGSGEKVRLFLAAVSDFGFGVKRQAVIVDNSPEHRTVATAPIGLSGSGDCLRIGNRKASRFITLSLPPELRPGRYRIRIGFCEKPFEQMPDETLSNEIEILGRMP
- the typA gene encoding translational GTPase TypA, with the translated sequence MQTRKDLRNLAIIAHVDHGKTTLVDAMLWQSGVFRENEQVAERVMDSLDLEREKGITIMAKNTAITYRGTKINIVDTPGHADFGGEVERTLNMVDGVMLLVDATEGPLPQTRFVLGKALARGLPPIVVINKIDRPDRRINEVLDEIYDLFIDLDATEEQLDFPVLYTNARAGVALTGPDGRGRDLVPLFEAILEHIPAPTCDPEAPLQFLVTTLQHSDYVGRIGVGKVVNGVLRRNREVALLKPDSPPLGASLSQVYTYEGLNRVEREEVPAGDIAAVAGVDDIFIGDTLGDLAEPRPLPVITVEEPTISMVFSVNTSPLAGRDGKFLTSRHIKERLDKELLYNVSIRVEQAENRDSYRVNARGELQLAVLVETMRREGFELSLSKPKVITRDVKGRLSEPMELAVVDVPEKFVGIVTEMLSSRRGKMTRMINNGFGRVRLEFEIASRGLIGFRSRFLTETRGTGILNALLVGYMPHAGEIAGRPNGVLVSDRDGRAVTYAIHHLQPRGTIFVNPGEPVYAGMIVGENSRSEDIRVNITKEKKLTNIRAAGSDEALHLIPPRRFTLEQAMEYISDDELVEVTPGAIRLRKMERR